A single window of Paenibacillus sp. FSL H8-0537 DNA harbors:
- the rlmN gene encoding 23S rRNA (adenine(2503)-C(2))-methyltransferase RlmN, producing the protein MKPFIYDYTLEQLQDWMKENGEPAFRAGQLYDWLYVKRVNSFEEMSNLSKSLRTKLFDQFQFVTLSEITKFESKDGTVKFLFGLHDNHAIETVIMRHNYGNSICVTTQVGCRIGCTFCASTLGGLKRNLTAGEIIAQVVVAQQMLDVTNERVSSIVIMGSGEPFENYDATMMFLRTMIHEKGLNIGQRHITVSTSGIVPSMYKFADENTQINLALSIHAPNDTLRSKLMPVNRRYPFDDVMEACRYYLAKTGRRISFEYALIGGVNDRPEHAQELADVLKGLLCHVNLIPVNHVPERNYVRTPREDIFEFQRILEKNKINATIRREQGHDIAAACGQLRAKHMESTTR; encoded by the coding sequence ATGAAACCATTTATTTACGACTATACGCTAGAGCAGCTGCAAGATTGGATGAAAGAGAATGGCGAGCCGGCGTTTCGCGCTGGCCAGCTGTACGATTGGCTGTACGTTAAGCGTGTAAACAGCTTTGAAGAGATGAGCAATTTGTCCAAATCGCTCAGAACGAAGCTGTTTGACCAATTTCAATTTGTAACGCTTTCCGAAATAACGAAATTCGAATCCAAGGACGGAACCGTCAAGTTTCTGTTCGGGCTGCATGACAACCATGCAATCGAGACCGTTATTATGCGCCATAACTATGGCAACAGCATTTGTGTGACCACGCAGGTTGGCTGCCGGATCGGCTGTACCTTCTGTGCATCGACGCTGGGCGGCTTGAAGCGGAATTTGACCGCAGGCGAAATTATTGCTCAAGTTGTAGTAGCACAGCAAATGCTGGACGTTACGAATGAGCGTGTATCAAGCATCGTTATTATGGGTTCCGGAGAGCCGTTCGAGAACTATGATGCGACGATGATGTTTTTGCGCACGATGATTCACGAGAAAGGTCTGAACATTGGCCAGCGCCATATTACCGTTTCGACCAGCGGAATCGTGCCGAGCATGTACAAATTTGCCGACGAGAATACGCAAATTAATTTGGCGCTTTCTATTCATGCGCCGAATGATACGCTGCGCTCCAAGCTGATGCCGGTTAACCGCCGTTATCCTTTTGATGATGTGATGGAGGCTTGCCGCTATTATTTGGCCAAGACAGGTCGCCGGATTTCGTTTGAATACGCATTGATCGGCGGGGTTAATGACCGTCCCGAGCATGCGCAGGAGTTGGCGGATGTCCTTAAAGGACTGCTGTGCCATGTCAATTTGATTCCGGTCAACCATGTGCCGGAGCGAAATTATGTGCGTACGCCACGGGAGGATATTTTTGAGTTCCAGCGTATACTGGAGAAAAATAAAATAAATGCAACGATTCGCAGGGAGCAAGGGCATGATATTGCCGCCGCTTGCGGACAGCTTCGTGCGAAGCACATGGAGTCTACGACGAGGTGA
- a CDS encoding Stp1/IreP family PP2C-type Ser/Thr phosphatase codes for MITANLSDIGKVRQVNEDHSWVGQLDNGITFAIVADGMGGHQAGDVASQLAVNTFREMLEPIAAKPDFSIEEGKAFLRKAIVGANDIVYDMASRNEQYYNMGTTIVAAMFQGREAVIGHIGDSRAYVISKSCIVQLTEDHTLVNELLKSGQISEKEAVVHPRRNVLTRAVGTDASVEVDIQTISYSADDFILLCSDGLTNMVSDDQIMYTVTKGGASLKDKAEHLIHLALRAGGDDNVTVVLLQVNTSADREECTADDRA; via the coding sequence TTGATTACGGCAAACCTGAGCGATATCGGAAAAGTTCGTCAAGTCAATGAAGATCATTCATGGGTAGGACAGCTAGATAATGGCATCACGTTTGCTATAGTCGCTGACGGGATGGGCGGCCATCAGGCGGGCGATGTAGCGAGCCAGCTGGCAGTGAATACATTCCGTGAAATGCTGGAGCCCATTGCGGCGAAACCTGACTTTTCCATTGAGGAAGGCAAGGCATTTTTGCGCAAAGCCATTGTAGGTGCGAATGATATCGTTTATGACATGGCATCGCGCAATGAGCAATATTATAATATGGGCACTACGATAGTCGCTGCCATGTTTCAAGGTCGGGAAGCCGTCATCGGACATATTGGGGACAGCCGCGCTTATGTCATATCCAAAAGCTGTATTGTGCAGTTGACGGAGGATCATACGCTTGTCAATGAGCTGCTGAAATCAGGGCAGATCAGCGAGAAGGAGGCGGTGGTCCATCCACGGCGCAACGTGCTCACCAGAGCGGTAGGCACCGATGCGTCTGTTGAGGTTGATATCCAGACGATTTCCTACTCGGCCGATGATTTCATCCTGCTGTGCAGCGATGGGCTGACGAACATGGTCAGCGATGATCAAATTATGTATACCGTAACGAAGGGTGGAGCGAGCCTGAAAGATAAAGCGGAGCATCTCATCCATTTGGCGCTGCGCGCTGGCGGGGACGATAACGTTACCGTCGTGCTGCTGCAAGTAAATACCAGCGCAGATCGAGAGGAGTGTACAGCTGATGATAGGGCATAA
- the pknB gene encoding Stk1 family PASTA domain-containing Ser/Thr kinase has product MIGHNLGGRYEILTRIGGGGMALVYKAHDVLLNRNVAVKVLRQQFVHDEEFIRRFRREAQSAAALSHPNVVSIYDVGQEEDTHYIVMEYIEGSNLNEIIMERAPLQADESVRIAIQICDALGHAHQNHIIHRDIKPHNILIGKNGRVKVTDFGIARAVTSSTITQTGSVLGSVHYFSPEHAKGVSTGEKSDLYSLGIVLYQMLTGNLPFLGESPISVALKHLQETFEEPRALNPHIPQSVENVILRAMRKNPGERYHSAQEMLNDLETCLAPNRRNEEKVSFAHVNDLDETRVMPAIRGSDIRPIRQSESSYEKAEVSSDQTGRQGDKEVLNKKAKGWKRPTIIVASTLVVLAFIIWGFVTLLDRLDVEEVNVPYVVGLDLEQATAKLEDIGLKVQEPTIREFRDDIPINQVFEQTKKNMRVKQGSFIQLSVSDGPMLKQLGDYRGKTLQAVKDELSALGINPDTQIDVEEVFSEQEADTVVTQQPEPGTDFDPNTVKLQFMVSKGMETIKMPNLIGKTVAEAKDMVKANGLTLSDDDILYEPSYVQAKGLVLNQDQYKPNDPVPKGTRITIRVSSGPSAEAKEHQFNVVISPAKAGKTSEIRIVYTDSRGQNIEWGRNQIQDTQTFPVTVILAPNTEAMITIYRDSQFVDTKSVTYDQLAQSSSSSTVTVPGEEEQVVTPVTEEPVVSESPAPEPTVEPEQSEVNDSDDQGSEHGEAEGKGKGKDEQQP; this is encoded by the coding sequence ATGATAGGGCATAATTTAGGCGGTCGCTATGAAATTCTGACTCGCATCGGCGGAGGCGGCATGGCGCTTGTCTATAAAGCCCATGACGTCCTGTTGAACCGCAATGTGGCGGTTAAAGTGCTGCGCCAGCAGTTTGTGCATGATGAAGAGTTTATACGCAGATTTCGCCGTGAGGCGCAGTCGGCAGCTGCGTTATCCCATCCCAATGTCGTTAGCATCTATGATGTAGGACAAGAGGAAGATACGCATTATATCGTTATGGAATATATCGAAGGCAGCAATCTTAATGAGATTATTATGGAGCGTGCCCCGCTGCAGGCGGATGAATCGGTTCGTATTGCCATTCAAATCTGCGATGCGCTTGGTCATGCCCATCAGAATCATATTATTCATCGCGATATTAAACCACATAATATTTTGATCGGTAAAAACGGCAGGGTCAAGGTAACCGATTTCGGTATTGCCCGCGCGGTTACTTCTTCTACTATTACCCAGACAGGCTCAGTGCTGGGCTCGGTTCATTATTTTTCTCCAGAGCATGCTAAAGGGGTAAGTACAGGCGAGAAATCCGACCTTTATTCGCTGGGCATTGTACTCTATCAGATGCTTACCGGCAATTTGCCTTTTTTGGGAGAAAGCCCAATCAGCGTCGCTTTGAAGCATTTGCAGGAAACATTTGAGGAGCCGCGCGCCCTAAACCCTCATATTCCGCAAAGTGTGGAAAATGTTATTTTACGGGCGATGCGCAAAAATCCGGGGGAACGTTACCATTCGGCTCAGGAAATGCTGAACGATTTGGAAACCTGCCTCGCGCCAAATCGAAGGAATGAGGAAAAGGTTTCATTTGCCCATGTGAACGATCTGGATGAGACTCGTGTCATGCCAGCCATTCGCGGCAGTGATATCCGTCCCATTCGCCAGAGCGAGTCAAGCTATGAGAAGGCGGAGGTTTCTTCGGATCAGACGGGTCGGCAGGGAGATAAAGAAGTTCTGAATAAGAAAGCAAAGGGCTGGAAGCGACCGACGATAATCGTGGCAAGCACGCTGGTTGTCCTGGCATTCATAATATGGGGATTCGTGACTTTGCTTGATCGGCTGGATGTAGAGGAAGTGAATGTGCCGTACGTTGTCGGCCTCGACTTGGAGCAGGCGACGGCAAAGCTTGAGGATATTGGGCTGAAGGTGCAGGAACCGACGATACGGGAGTTCCGCGACGATATACCGATCAATCAGGTATTTGAGCAGACGAAGAAAAATATGCGCGTCAAGCAGGGCTCGTTCATACAGCTATCTGTGAGTGATGGGCCGATGCTTAAGCAGCTTGGCGATTACCGGGGCAAGACGCTGCAGGCGGTTAAGGATGAGCTTTCTGCGCTTGGCATTAATCCGGATACGCAAATTGATGTTGAAGAAGTATTCAGCGAGCAGGAAGCGGATACGGTTGTTACACAACAGCCGGAGCCGGGAACGGATTTTGATCCGAATACGGTGAAACTCCAGTTTATGGTCAGCAAAGGCATGGAAACGATTAAAATGCCGAACTTGATTGGTAAAACAGTAGCTGAGGCTAAAGATATGGTGAAGGCAAATGGACTGACGCTTTCAGACGATGATATTTTGTATGAGCCGAGCTATGTGCAAGCCAAGGGCCTTGTGCTCAATCAGGACCAATACAAGCCAAATGATCCTGTTCCAAAAGGAACAAGAATCACCATTCGAGTCAGCTCCGGTCCTTCTGCGGAAGCGAAGGAGCATCAGTTCAATGTTGTCATTTCGCCAGCGAAGGCTGGAAAAACGAGCGAAATTCGCATCGTCTATACCGACTCTAGAGGGCAAAACATTGAATGGGGCAGAAACCAAATTCAAGATACCCAGACATTTCCCGTAACCGTTATCCTAGCACCGAACACTGAGGCCATGATTACGATTTATCGGGACAGTCAGTTTGTCGATACGAAATCCGTCACTTACGATCAACTGGCGCAAAGCAGCAGTTCATCTACCGTCACGGTGCCGGGCGAGGAAGAACAGGTGGTAACGCCTGTTACAGAAGAGCCGGTCGTATCGGAATCGCCAGCTCCTGAACCGACAGTGGAGCCGGAACAATCGGAGGTTAACGACAGCGATGACCAAGGAAGCGAACATGGAGAAGCGGAAGGAAAAGGCAAGGGAAAAGATGAGCAGCAGCCATAA
- the rsgA gene encoding ribosome small subunit-dependent GTPase A, which yields MSSSHNHASLELRGRIVKALSGYYYVLPDEAESQDATVQCRGRGILKNKGITPLVGDEVIYSLTENGEGTVERVLPRSSELIRPPVANIDVAMLVFSVTEPALNLTLLDKFLVHIEHAEIEAVLCLSKQDLEHDGEETEAAAEAASSVNRIYSAIGYEIYGTSSRQGKGIMELGQRLKGHLAVFAGQSGVGKSSLLNAIVPGLQLETNAISNRLGRGKHTTRHVELIEIGGGYVADTPGFSQLDFTELGIEDLGYCFREIRALSPDCKFRGCTHVQEPGCAVLAALAEGKIAPSRHENYLQFLNEMKDKKRRY from the coding sequence ATGAGCAGCAGCCATAATCACGCATCTCTTGAGCTTCGTGGACGCATTGTGAAGGCGCTCAGCGGCTATTATTATGTACTGCCTGATGAGGCTGAATCTCAGGATGCAACGGTACAATGCCGTGGGCGCGGCATTTTGAAAAATAAAGGAATTACGCCACTAGTAGGCGACGAAGTTATATACAGCCTTACGGAGAACGGCGAGGGGACAGTGGAGCGGGTTTTGCCTCGCTCATCCGAGCTCATACGCCCTCCGGTGGCCAATATTGATGTAGCGATGCTGGTTTTCTCCGTAACGGAGCCAGCGCTCAATTTGACGCTGCTGGATAAGTTTCTTGTGCATATCGAGCATGCGGAGATTGAAGCGGTGCTGTGCCTTAGCAAGCAGGATTTGGAGCATGATGGCGAGGAGACAGAAGCGGCTGCTGAGGCCGCCTCTTCTGTCAACCGCATTTATTCCGCTATTGGCTACGAGATATATGGGACAAGTTCCAGACAAGGCAAGGGCATTATGGAGCTTGGGCAGCGGCTGAAAGGGCATTTGGCGGTTTTTGCCGGGCAATCGGGTGTAGGCAAGTCATCGCTGCTTAATGCAATTGTTCCTGGACTGCAGCTTGAAACGAATGCGATCAGCAACCGCCTTGGACGGGGCAAGCATACGACGAGGCATGTGGAGCTGATTGAAATTGGCGGAGGTTATGTCGCCGATACGCCTGGCTTTAGCCAGCTCGATTTCACCGAGCTTGGCATTGAAGATTTAGGCTACTGTTTTCGAGAAATACGCGCGTTGTCTCCGGACTGCAAATTCCGTGGCTGCACGCATGTGCAGGAGCCGGGCTGCGCGGTCCTTGCAGCTTTGGCAGAAGGGAAAATAGCGCCAAGCCGTCATGAAAATTACTTGCAGTTTTTAAATGAAATGAAAGATAAAAAACGGAGGTACTGA
- the rpe gene encoding ribulose-phosphate 3-epimerase — protein MTIIAPSILSADFSRLGDEISGIEQAGADWIHVDVMDGQFVPNLTFGPPVIAAVRPATKLPFDVHLMIERPELSIANYAAAGADRITVHAEACVHLHRTIYQIKERGLPAGVAINPGTPVSVLESVLGDVDLILVMTVNPGFGGQKFIPYSLNKLRQIRSLLVERGLQHVHVQVDGGINEETAKLVTEAGANVLVAGNAVFAQADRAAAISVLR, from the coding sequence ATGACTATAATAGCACCCTCTATTTTATCGGCTGACTTCAGCCGGCTCGGAGATGAAATTTCAGGTATTGAGCAGGCCGGAGCGGACTGGATTCATGTAGATGTTATGGATGGACAGTTCGTGCCGAACTTAACCTTCGGTCCTCCTGTCATTGCGGCTGTAAGGCCAGCAACAAAGCTGCCTTTTGATGTGCATCTGATGATCGAGCGTCCGGAGTTGTCAATCGCGAATTACGCAGCCGCTGGTGCTGATCGTATTACGGTACATGCAGAAGCATGTGTGCATTTGCACCGTACGATTTATCAAATTAAGGAACGGGGACTTCCGGCTGGCGTAGCCATCAATCCAGGAACTCCGGTATCTGTACTTGAGTCTGTGCTGGGCGATGTGGATCTGATCCTGGTTATGACGGTAAATCCGGGCTTCGGCGGACAGAAGTTTATCCCTTATTCGCTTAATAAGCTGCGTCAAATCCGCAGCTTGCTAGTGGAGCGCGGGCTGCAGCATGTTCATGTGCAGGTGGATGGCGGCATCAATGAAGAAACGGCTAAGCTTGTGACGGAGGCGGGTGCGAATGTACTCGTAGCTGGCAATGCAGTATTTGCCCAAGCAGATCGCGCGGCAGCTATATCGGTTTTACGCTAG
- the spoVM gene encoding stage V sporulation protein SpoVM: MKFYTIKLPKFLGGFVKAILNTFQKS; the protein is encoded by the coding sequence ATGAAATTTTACACGATCAAGCTGCCGAAATTTTTGGGCGGGTTCGTAAAGGCGATTTTGAATACCTTCCAAAAAAGTTAG
- the rpmB gene encoding 50S ribosomal protein L28, with amino-acid sequence MSRKCFLTGKSPGTGNNVSHANNKNRRSWGVNVQKVRILVDGKPKRVYVSARALKSGKVTRV; translated from the coding sequence ATGTCCCGCAAATGTTTTCTAACAGGCAAAAGCCCTGGTACAGGCAATAACGTTTCCCACGCTAACAACAAAAACCGTCGTTCTTGGGGAGTAAACGTTCAGAAAGTTCGCATTCTAGTTGACGGTAAACCGAAACGTGTTTATGTCAGCGCGCGCGCTCTGAAATCCGGTAAAGTAACTCGCGTATAA
- a CDS encoding Asp23/Gls24 family envelope stress response protein → MPLTLSTELGQIFITEECIAIMAGSAAMDCYGLVGMASRKQLKDGIAELLGRENLARGVEIRREQDKLYIDLYIIVSYGTKISEVAHNIQTKVKYVMSDVIGLNVDQVHIFVQDVRVST, encoded by the coding sequence ATGCCACTTACGCTCAGCACTGAGCTTGGCCAAATTTTCATAACAGAGGAATGCATTGCCATTATGGCAGGTTCCGCCGCGATGGATTGTTATGGCCTTGTCGGGATGGCTTCTCGCAAACAATTAAAGGATGGCATTGCCGAGCTCCTGGGCAGAGAGAATTTGGCGCGCGGCGTTGAAATTCGCAGAGAACAAGATAAACTTTATATTGATTTGTATATTATTGTGAGCTACGGTACGAAAATTTCAGAAGTAGCGCATAATATTCAGACGAAGGTGAAATATGTGATGAGCGATGTTATTGGTCTTAACGTGGACCAGGTCCATATATTTGTGCAGGATGTAAGGGTATCTACATAG
- a CDS encoding DAK2 domain-containing protein — MAVLGAELLNQNVDKVNALNVFPVPDGDTGTNMNLTIASGIRELRSKPSDHLGKTTEVLSKGLLMGARGNSGVILSQLFRGFSKGLASAEQAGPQQIAAALQHGVDLAYKAVVKPVEGTILTVAKEAAKHAVTYARRTNDVTELMKEVYEKANETLQRTPDMLPVLKQVGVVDSGGQGLVLIYEGFVRYLVEGEGSYESYSLLSEAAPPEEVSVPTAQPASAPRKATNFAAQSRLETADIEFFYDMEFFINRKPGGKAAPFFDEYAFKKALGKDGDSILVIAEDDIIKVHVHSRRPGDVLNLALPYGELTNLHILNMRDQHRELLEEETAIPSYAVLPDYALSGSISSPELLAGTSGAAVPPGQVHELAPFGIIAVALGEGISNIFLENEVDIVLSGGQTMNPSTEDFVKAIESLVADHIYLLPNNGNIILAAEQAAELSERNVTVIPTKTIPQGLAAVLAFKEDEGASRNTDWMKNAAEQVVSGQVTHAVRDTTIDGVSIREGDFIGIKEKAIVAAHEDLAETCRLLITELMAGGGELITVLTGAEAKAEDTEALEAWVAEAYPDAELEIQEGGQPLYPYLFAVE, encoded by the coding sequence ATGGCCGTGCTGGGCGCAGAGTTGTTAAATCAAAATGTCGATAAGGTAAATGCGTTGAATGTTTTCCCTGTGCCTGATGGCGATACGGGAACGAATATGAATTTGACGATTGCCTCGGGCATTCGTGAGCTGCGCAGCAAGCCGTCCGACCATTTAGGCAAAACGACGGAAGTGCTGTCTAAAGGACTTCTGATGGGGGCTAGAGGCAACTCAGGCGTTATTTTGTCACAGCTGTTTCGTGGTTTTTCGAAGGGACTTGCAAGCGCTGAGCAAGCTGGCCCTCAGCAGATTGCAGCGGCGTTGCAGCACGGTGTAGATCTTGCTTATAAGGCTGTTGTGAAGCCGGTGGAAGGAACGATTTTGACGGTAGCCAAGGAAGCAGCGAAGCATGCGGTTACTTATGCACGCCGTACGAATGATGTTACGGAGCTGATGAAAGAGGTTTACGAAAAAGCGAATGAAACACTCCAGCGTACACCGGATATGCTTCCTGTGCTTAAGCAGGTTGGCGTTGTAGATTCTGGCGGACAAGGGCTAGTGCTTATTTATGAAGGGTTTGTGCGTTATTTAGTTGAAGGTGAAGGTTCATATGAAAGCTATTCGTTATTATCTGAAGCAGCGCCACCTGAAGAAGTAAGTGTTCCGACGGCACAGCCAGCTTCAGCTCCACGTAAGGCAACGAATTTTGCTGCACAATCCCGTCTGGAGACGGCGGATATTGAGTTTTTCTATGATATGGAGTTTTTTATAAATCGCAAGCCTGGGGGCAAAGCTGCGCCGTTTTTTGATGAATACGCTTTCAAGAAAGCGCTTGGCAAAGATGGGGATTCCATACTTGTCATCGCTGAGGACGATATCATTAAAGTTCATGTGCATTCCCGCAGGCCGGGTGATGTGCTGAATTTGGCACTGCCTTACGGCGAGCTGACGAACCTGCATATTCTGAATATGCGTGATCAGCATCGTGAGCTTCTAGAGGAAGAAACAGCGATTCCGTCCTACGCGGTGCTGCCTGATTATGCGCTGTCGGGAAGCATTTCCTCGCCAGAGCTGCTGGCGGGAACTTCGGGAGCGGCCGTGCCGCCTGGACAAGTTCATGAGCTGGCGCCCTTCGGCATCATTGCCGTTGCTCTCGGCGAAGGCATTTCGAACATTTTTCTGGAAAATGAAGTGGATATTGTGCTGTCCGGCGGGCAAACGATGAACCCGAGTACCGAAGATTTCGTCAAGGCTATTGAATCGCTTGTGGCGGATCATATTTACTTGCTGCCGAATAACGGCAATATTATTCTTGCTGCTGAGCAGGCTGCTGAGCTTAGTGAACGCAACGTTACGGTTATCCCGACGAAGACGATTCCGCAAGGGCTTGCGGCAGTGCTGGCTTTCAAAGAGGATGAGGGCGCTTCGCGCAATACGGATTGGATGAAAAATGCGGCTGAGCAAGTTGTATCCGGCCAAGTAACGCATGCGGTTCGCGACACGACAATTGATGGCGTAAGTATTCGCGAGGGCGATTTTATCGGTATTAAAGAGAAGGCCATCGTCGCGGCGCATGAGGATCTGGCAGAGACTTGCCGCCTTCTCATTACTGAGCTTATGGCCGGCGGCGGCGAGCTGATTACGGTGCTGACTGGAGCAGAGGCGAAAGCGGAAGATACGGAAGCGCTGGAAGCATGGGTGGCAGAGGCTTATCCCGATGCAGAGCTGGAAATTCAAGAGGGCGGACAGCCGCTATATCCTTATTTATTCGCTGTGGAATAA